Proteins co-encoded in one Streptococcus parauberis NCFD 2020 genomic window:
- a CDS encoding oligosaccharide flippase family protein — MKSTIKNSIFNMLKVLSSLVFPLISYTYVTHILQVESIGRVEFARSFTSYFTMLAMLGIVSYATRESAKIKTNKIELTRFAHEIILFNVLAVILSLLLFFCFIFFLPQLSTYKLLLFINSFSIILVALGLEWLFAAMEDYAYISVRSIIIQIISVIIILIFVRTKQDLYLYAFFQMLSLVAPNVINLVYSRKYISWKPVGNYNLKRHIKPILILFLMTVSVQIFSSLDTTMLGFMSGDISVGLYTASTKMINITSSLLVAIISVLTPKISVLVKKQEWNRIKEISYQAISIILMLSIPAAIGLALLSKDLIVVFSGKSFIDGNFSAKILALRVILSPLNTYFIVQLFISMGYEKKNLLTTSVAALVNIILNFLLIPSFMQNGAAVATIMAELIELAFNLYFVRNILNVKKIAFNMFQYSLKSLVIILIYWLFSIFLSGFMLIITVIPASAGVYIIILFLLKDEQLSKLDAIR; from the coding sequence ATGAAATCAACTATAAAAAATAGCATTTTTAACATGCTAAAAGTTTTGTCGAGCCTGGTATTTCCTTTAATTTCATATACTTATGTAACTCATATTTTACAAGTAGAAAGTATTGGTAGGGTTGAATTCGCCAGGTCATTTACATCTTATTTTACTATGCTTGCTATGTTAGGTATCGTTAGTTATGCAACACGTGAGTCTGCTAAGATTAAAACTAATAAAATAGAATTGACACGATTTGCACATGAAATTATCTTGTTTAATGTATTAGCTGTCATTTTGTCACTTTTATTATTTTTTTGTTTTATATTTTTCCTTCCACAACTTTCCACATATAAGCTGTTATTGTTTATCAATTCGTTTTCTATTATTTTAGTTGCTCTAGGTTTAGAATGGCTGTTTGCAGCTATGGAAGATTATGCTTATATTTCGGTTCGTTCTATTATTATTCAAATAATTTCAGTAATTATAATATTGATATTTGTAAGAACGAAACAAGATTTATATCTATATGCTTTTTTCCAAATGTTAAGTCTAGTTGCACCTAATGTAATCAATTTGGTTTATTCAAGAAAATATATTAGTTGGAAACCAGTTGGAAATTATAATCTAAAAAGACATATTAAGCCTATCCTTATCTTGTTTTTGATGACAGTATCAGTTCAAATTTTTTCTAGTCTTGATACGACTATGTTGGGATTTATGTCAGGTGATATTTCCGTAGGACTTTATACAGCTTCTACAAAGATGATTAATATCACATCTAGTTTGTTAGTAGCAATTATTAGTGTTCTCACTCCCAAAATTTCTGTTTTAGTTAAAAAACAGGAGTGGAACAGGATCAAAGAAATTTCTTATCAAGCCATTAGCATTATCTTAATGTTATCAATTCCAGCGGCAATTGGTCTTGCTTTACTTTCGAAAGATCTAATAGTTGTATTTAGCGGTAAGTCATTTATTGATGGAAATTTTTCTGCAAAAATACTTGCTTTACGTGTAATTTTATCACCACTAAACACCTATTTTATTGTTCAACTTTTTATTTCTATGGGTTATGAAAAGAAAAACTTATTGACGACATCGGTAGCAGCACTAGTTAATATTATTTTAAACTTTTTGCTAATTCCATCCTTTATGCAAAATGGAGCAGCAGTTGCAACAATTATGGCAGAATTAATTGAATTAGCCTTTAATCTTTATTTTGTTCGAAACATATTAAATGTTAAAAAAATAGCATTTAACATGTTTCAGTATTCTTTAAAATCTTTAGTAATTATTCTTATTTATTGGCTATTTTCAATTTTTTTATCTGGTTTTATGCTAATTATAACTGTTATCCCTGCTTCCGCAGGTGTGTACATAATTATTTTATTTTTACTTAAGGATGAGCAATTAAGTAAATTAGATGCCATAAGATAG
- a CDS encoding EpsG family protein — protein MSTRYGPMFIWGVTFIVFSVLVILLYKFLLKHSKKLEFHWGKAYLGSLYFSDLILLCLLVFIVGIRTNSGSDYYNYLLSFRNVDNWFHSLNQLLTTRFQNGLYVLMYVIKSFTKNEALFFVILAILNYLPIFYLIRKYSNDVLLSFSSWIFLGFFLMSTNILKQSLAMVLVLLAFDCLIEKKYILFVILSFLSVWFHLSTILVIPIIYFSKYLRPSRNLYYSLSFIGMIFLVFFKEFLTFITMILPIRYVKFYIVSFLQNNSNDIKLQLGAVVILILYLLLLYYLTDDKVLNQMNESYSQMLVINLLTLPFLFISPGFYIFNRIAFIGLQFSIFLVPFFNVNKKQILYSGLVISGFLITILNADNNYYNYSTIYNDIPVSIQEFVRR, from the coding sequence ATGTCAACTAGATATGGTCCAATGTTTATTTGGGGTGTGACATTTATTGTTTTTTCTGTTTTAGTAATATTGCTTTATAAGTTTCTATTAAAACATAGTAAAAAATTAGAATTTCATTGGGGAAAAGCTTACTTAGGAAGTTTATATTTTTCTGATTTAATTTTACTTTGTTTACTAGTATTTATTGTTGGTATCAGGACAAACTCAGGATCGGATTACTATAATTATCTTTTGAGTTTTCGTAATGTAGATAACTGGTTTCATAGCTTAAATCAACTATTAACGACAAGATTTCAAAATGGTTTATATGTCTTAATGTATGTCATTAAATCATTTACTAAAAATGAAGCTCTGTTTTTTGTTATTTTAGCTATTTTAAACTATTTACCAATTTTCTATTTGATTAGAAAATATTCAAATGATGTTTTGTTATCTTTCAGTAGTTGGATTTTTTTAGGATTCTTTTTAATGTCTACAAATATCCTAAAGCAATCTTTAGCTATGGTATTAGTATTGCTTGCATTTGATTGTCTAATTGAAAAAAAATATATACTATTTGTGATATTGTCATTTTTATCAGTTTGGTTCCACTTATCGACCATCTTAGTTATTCCTATAATCTACTTTAGTAAGTATTTACGTCCGTCTAGAAATTTATACTATTCGTTGAGTTTCATTGGAATGATCTTTCTTGTATTTTTTAAAGAGTTTTTAACTTTTATTACCATGATTCTGCCAATTAGATATGTTAAATTTTATATAGTTTCTTTCTTGCAAAATAATTCTAACGATATTAAATTGCAGCTTGGAGCAGTTGTGATCTTGATATTGTATCTATTATTATTGTATTATCTCACTGATGATAAGGTTTTAAACCAAATGAATGAATCCTATTCTCAAATGTTAGTAATTAATTTACTTACACTACCATTTTTATTTATTAGTCCTGGTTTTTATATTTTTAACCGTATTGCATTTATTGGCTTACAGTTTTCAATTTTCTTAGTTCCTTTTTTTAATGTAAATAAAAAACAGATATTATATTCTGGTCTAGTAATCAGTGGATTTTTAATCACTATTTTAAATGCAGATAACAATTATTATAATTATAGTACAATATATAATGATATCCCCGTATCAATTCAGGAGTTTGTAAGAAGATAA
- a CDS encoding glycosyltransferase: MSKVKILHCPIGSMNIGGIENMIMQMYRHIDRDKFEFDFLVHDENKNFYEDEINSFGGKLYRIDFISKHPIKHVVNFIKFFKKHPEYQIIHIHTTYSIMFVDAMIAKLFDRKVIIHSHNSSAPGKRKIIHKLFKNIQNYFSDYRVSCSDYASEWMFPKRVQNEVVFWPNALDITCLKFDSKLRDTLRTDYQVGDKFIIGNIGRFSYQKNQTKLIDVFTYYNKYNSNSELWLIGDGPDKVKLKSYVEELGISDYVKFMGPTDNVVAYLSALDFFIMTSHYEGLPLSLIEAQATGLNTITLSDGITKLVKVAPYLKYLENNATNNEWKNAIEAGKSNQFNRDKAFELIQKSQFNIENWIIEVEKIYTIISKGGKINVN, translated from the coding sequence ATGAGTAAAGTTAAAATTTTACATTGCCCTATAGGATCAATGAATATTGGTGGGATAGAAAATATGATAATGCAAATGTACCGTCATATTGATAGAGATAAATTTGAATTTGATTTTTTAGTTCATGATGAAAATAAAAATTTTTATGAGGATGAAATCAACTCTTTTGGTGGAAAACTTTATCGAATTGATTTTATTTCCAAACATCCTATCAAACATGTTGTTAATTTCATCAAATTTTTTAAAAAACATCCCGAGTATCAAATTATTCATATCCATACAACATACTCTATTATGTTTGTAGATGCAATGATAGCTAAACTATTTGACAGAAAAGTAATTATCCATTCACATAATAGTAGTGCACCTGGAAAAAGAAAAATAATTCATAAGCTTTTTAAAAATATTCAAAATTATTTTTCAGATTATAGAGTTTCGTGTTCTGATTATGCATCGGAATGGATGTTCCCTAAAAGAGTGCAAAATGAAGTTGTTTTTTGGCCGAATGCATTAGATATAACTTGTTTAAAATTTGACTCTAAATTACGTGATACCTTACGTACTGATTATCAAGTTGGAGATAAGTTCATAATTGGTAATATTGGACGTTTCTCCTATCAAAAAAATCAAACAAAATTAATTGACGTTTTCACGTATTATAACAAGTACAATTCAAATTCAGAATTATGGCTTATTGGTGATGGTCCTGATAAAGTAAAACTAAAATCATATGTTGAAGAATTAGGTATTTCAGATTATGTTAAATTTATGGGACCTACTGATAATGTAGTCGCATACTTATCAGCTTTAGATTTCTTTATTATGACTTCTCATTATGAAGGACTCCCACTATCTTTGATTGAAGCACAAGCAACAGGTCTGAATACAATTACTTTAAGTGACGGAATCACAAAATTAGTTAAAGTAGCTCCATATTTAAAATATTTGGAAAATAATGCTACTAATAATGAGTGGAAAAATGCAATTGAGGCTGGAAAAAGTAACCAATTTAATCGTGATAAGGCATTTGAATTAATTCAAAAATCACAATTTAACATTGAAAATTGGATTATTGAAGTAGAAAAAATTTATACTATTATTTCAAAAGGAGGGAAAATTAATGTCAACTAG
- a CDS encoding CDP-glycerol--poly(glycerophosphate) glycerophosphotransferase, with product MKKKLKKLLKTKKKIFIIYTRLFSFIMKIMGIFIPTNKQQILFVVYGGQRYDDSPKAVYQMMKEDSRFKDFVYKWAFINPDQVTEVSGSEKVKIDTLPYFIEAIKSKYWITNSSASRGLNFMKKSTQNIFFTHGMTGIKKIGADIKQNRDGFDLFKERHDYIVLEGKKEVEIIKRAWRVEGNTKILNIGLPRNDDIFKRSPEDIINLKEKLGLPLDKKVILYAPTFREYSRDSELSTLLKPPFDFDKWYRELGEDYILLLTAHYEVEKLMDVPQNHPFIVNAFKYPYINDLIVVSDLLISDYSSIIFDFSLTERPIISYAYDYNEYKTYRGLYDGYESLFFNGVQQSENDIIKIIKSLDYEAQSKHTKKIKNDYFSNYGDATEKFIEVFLEEINE from the coding sequence ATGAAGAAAAAATTAAAAAAACTACTAAAGACAAAGAAAAAAATATTTATCATATATACAAGATTATTTTCATTCATTATGAAAATAATGGGAATTTTTATTCCAACTAATAAACAACAAATTTTATTTGTTGTTTATGGTGGACAACGTTATGATGATAGTCCTAAGGCAGTATATCAAATGATGAAAGAGGATTCTAGATTTAAAGATTTTGTGTATAAATGGGCTTTTATTAATCCAGATCAAGTAACTGAAGTATCTGGAAGCGAAAAAGTAAAAATTGACACTTTACCGTACTTTATTGAAGCTATAAAATCTAAATATTGGATTACTAATTCTAGTGCATCACGTGGCTTAAACTTTATGAAAAAGTCTACCCAAAATATCTTTTTTACTCACGGGATGACAGGTATCAAAAAAATTGGTGCTGATATTAAACAAAATCGTGATGGTTTTGATTTATTTAAGGAACGTCATGATTACATCGTACTCGAAGGAAAAAAAGAGGTGGAAATAATCAAGAGAGCTTGGCGTGTTGAGGGGAATACGAAGATATTGAATATTGGCCTACCGCGTAACGACGATATTTTTAAAAGAAGTCCCGAGGATATCATTAATCTTAAAGAAAAACTTGGACTTCCTTTAGATAAAAAAGTCATTTTATATGCTCCAACTTTTAGAGAATATAGTAGAGATTCTGAACTTTCAACTTTGTTAAAACCACCTTTTGATTTTGATAAATGGTATCGAGAATTGGGTGAAGATTATATCTTATTGTTGACTGCCCACTATGAAGTTGAAAAATTGATGGATGTTCCTCAAAATCATCCATTTATTGTGAATGCGTTTAAATATCCATACATTAATGATTTGATTGTTGTTTCCGATCTTCTAATTTCAGATTATTCTAGTATTATTTTTGATTTCTCTTTAACAGAGCGTCCCATTATTTCATATGCATATGATTATAATGAATATAAAACTTATCGCGGATTGTATGATGGCTATGAGTCCCTCTTTTTTAATGGGGTACAACAGAGTGAAAATGATATCATCAAAATTATCAAATCTTTAGATTATGAAGCACAATCAAAACATACGAAAAAAATAAAAAATGATTATTTCAGTAATTACGGAGATGCTACTGAAAAATTTATTGAAGTATTTTTAGAGGAAATTAATGAGTAA
- a CDS encoding glycosyltransferase family 4 protein: MKKILIVSTVSRQFYLFEQSNIKALRALNFEVHGAANFEDRSERLKEVNVIEHHIDIQRSPFSLKNIKAIKQLEQLVKKEKFDVIHCHAPVGGVLGRLVGKKFPNCKVIYTAHGFHFFRGAPLKNWLLFYPIEKFLSKYTDHLITINNEDYKLAKEKFNMKNLHHINGIGVDLAKFQAIMKEDKYNLRQSIGFSRTDKILIYVGELSYRKNQTVLINAMETVVKQFPEVKLLIVGKGILMEEYRQLIKEKNMTDTVKLLGFRNDIPELMQISDLAVSSSKQEGLPVNLMEAMATGLPLIVSNCRGNRDLAIDNQNGYIIGDLNNSDEFASKIMKLIENDKLMSEFSSNSLDLVNQCSQEFIISNMKKIYGDI, encoded by the coding sequence ATGAAAAAAATATTGATTGTTTCTACAGTTAGTAGGCAATTTTACCTTTTTGAACAATCAAATATTAAAGCACTTAGAGCACTAAATTTTGAAGTACACGGTGCAGCAAATTTTGAAGATAGAAGTGAGCGTTTGAAGGAAGTCAATGTTATTGAACATCATATTGATATCCAACGCTCACCATTTTCTTTAAAAAATATTAAGGCTATAAAACAACTTGAACAATTAGTGAAAAAGGAAAAATTTGATGTTATACATTGCCATGCTCCTGTTGGTGGAGTTTTAGGGAGATTAGTCGGTAAAAAATTTCCTAATTGTAAAGTGATTTATACTGCTCACGGATTTCACTTTTTTAGAGGTGCCCCATTAAAGAATTGGTTATTATTTTACCCGATTGAGAAATTTTTATCTAAGTATACGGATCACTTGATTACTATTAATAATGAAGATTATAAGCTTGCCAAAGAAAAATTTAATATGAAAAATCTTCACCATATTAATGGTATTGGTGTCGATCTTGCTAAATTCCAAGCAATAATGAAGGAAGATAAATATAACTTACGCCAATCAATCGGTTTTAGTAGAACAGATAAGATTTTGATTTATGTAGGGGAATTAAGTTATCGAAAAAATCAAACTGTTTTGATAAATGCAATGGAAACAGTTGTAAAACAATTTCCCGAAGTGAAGCTTTTAATAGTTGGTAAAGGGATATTAATGGAAGAGTACAGACAGTTGATTAAAGAAAAAAATATGACTGATACTGTAAAATTACTTGGCTTTAGAAATGATATTCCAGAGCTAATGCAAATATCTGATTTAGCTGTTTCAAGTTCAAAACAAGAAGGTTTGCCGGTTAATTTAATGGAAGCTATGGCAACAGGATTACCACTTATTGTAAGCAATTGTCGTGGGAATCGTGATCTAGCTATTGATAATCAAAATGGCTATATAATTGGAGACCTCAATAATAGTGATGAGTTTGCTTCAAAGATAATGAAACTTATAGAAAACGATAAGTTGATGAGTGAGTTTTCATCTAATAGCTTAGATTTAGTTAATCAATGTAGTCAAGAATTTATAATTTCTAATATGAAAAAAATTTATGGAGATATTTGA
- a CDS encoding GNAT family N-acetyltransferase gives MTDTFKYSHSAWDTNFFEVTSGKIELTHTIAFEEVELFKNTLTKDNFTVIYNKDNNAYNNILIGQETESYLVDVNVQFQKLNNYFHNQKGQGFSISNSFKMNESILEIASKSFKYSRFYNDKKLNLDKAKNVYWNWVKSAFLKDNKFFITFAPNGKCLGFLLFSISDNHAIIELIAVDKSKVNKGIGSQLLNELEYFSKEKALTSIKVGTQIDNSEAIRFYTKNKYLYQSCTSVYHNWNN, from the coding sequence ATGACTGATACCTTTAAATATTCTCACTCAGCATGGGATACAAACTTTTTTGAAGTTACTTCAGGTAAAATTGAACTAACTCATACTATAGCTTTCGAGGAAGTAGAGTTATTTAAGAATACATTAACTAAGGATAATTTTACTGTCATTTATAACAAAGATAACAATGCTTATAATAATATATTAATAGGTCAAGAGACAGAGTCTTACTTAGTTGATGTGAATGTTCAATTTCAAAAGTTAAATAATTATTTTCATAATCAAAAGGGTCAAGGCTTTTCAATTTCAAATAGTTTTAAAATGAATGAATCAATTTTAGAAATTGCAAGTAAGTCATTTAAGTATTCTAGATTTTACAACGATAAAAAGCTTAATTTAGATAAAGCGAAAAACGTATATTGGAATTGGGTGAAATCAGCTTTTTTGAAAGATAACAAATTCTTTATTACTTTTGCCCCAAATGGCAAGTGCTTAGGTTTTTTATTGTTTTCAATAAGTGATAATCATGCAATAATTGAATTGATTGCAGTTGACAAATCTAAAGTTAATAAAGGAATTGGAAGCCAACTTCTAAATGAATTAGAATATTTTTCAAAAGAAAAGGCATTAACATCCATAAAAGTAGGAACTCAGATTGATAATAGTGAGGCTATTAGGTTTTATACAAAAAATAAATATCTATATCAATCATGTACTAGTGTTTACCATAATTGGAATAATTAG